AACAAATATCGGCTGACCTCCCTTTGGTATGGACTTCCCTTCCGGTCGTCTCAAGAATTCGGTTCTCTTTCTTTCATTCGGGTTGAAGCATTCTGGAATTATGTCATTAACAACGACAGCATCGGTCCGAGAGCTCTCGGTTATAATAATGGAAAGCACTGGAGTGAATTAGACATCGATGTGGAACAGGGAGATGTTCTTCAATTTTATCACGACGATGTCCAAAGATATGCGCACTCGGCCTTAGTCGTATCCAACACAAAACAGAATATAGCAAATTCCATGGAGGACATTTTTGTAGCTCAACACTCAGCAGATTTCAGTTATAGACCGCTGATCGATACTTTTCGAGCAAATTGCGATATACGGACCTGCAAAGTAAGACTGTTAAAATTTATTCCGGCATATTTTTAAAAATCTGTTAATTTTGCTTAAAATGTGTTATGATAATTAATGTTTTTGTGCTTCATTAAATATAGTACAATTATAGCACAATTTTTATACACGAATTTTCTTTTAAAGATATATAAACATACAGAAAGGATGCTATTTCATGGCGAATAAGCAATTAACTGAAGAAATCCAAAAGCGCCGTATTTTCGGTATTATTTCTCACCCGGATGCGGGAAAGACCACGTTGACGGAAAAACTTTTGCTGCACGGCGGAGCGATCCGGGAAGCCGGAGCTGTTAAAGGACGTCATAATGCTAAATTCTCTACCTCGGACTGGATGGAAATTGAAAAACAGAGGGGTATTTCCGTGACCTCATCGGTCATGCAGTTTGAATACAGCGGAAAGGTTATTTCTATTATGGATACACCGGGTCATAACGACTTTGGTGAAGACACCTACCGTATTTTAACTTCCGTAGACAGTGCAGTCATGGTTATCGATGGAGCCAAAGGAATCGAAGCGCAGACGAAAAAACTTTTCAAAGTATGCAGTATGCGGGGAATCCCCATTTTTACATTTATAAACAAAATGGACCGGGAAGCCATGGATCCGCTGGAATCTATGGAGGAACTGGAAGAAGTTCTTGGAATGCCTTCCGTGGCAGTCACCTGGCCCATCGGATGCGGTCTGAACTTTCAAGGTATTTACGACAGATTGAAAAATGTGGTTTATCTTTACAAGATAGGAAAAACCATAGAGCTTGGTAAATCCGGCGTATTTGGTCCCGAACTGGAGGATTGTCTGACCCAGAACAATCTCACCAATCTTCGTGCTGAAATTGAATTAATTGAAGGAGCCGGCAACGAATTTAACTTACAGGAAATAAAAAACGGGAAACTTTCCCCGGTCTTTTTCGGTTCTGCTCTGGCAGACTTTGGTGTTACTCCATTTCTCGATCATTTCTTGGACATGTCACCTGCTCCGGGTCCACGAAAAACAACAGATGGGATCATTGATCCGGCAGAAGAGGATTTCAGCGGATTTATATTTAAAATTCAGGCAAATATGAATCCGGCTCACAGAGACCGTATTGCCTTTCTACGAATTTGCTCGGGCACTTTTGAACGCGGAATGACCGTCACCCTCTCCAGAACCGGAAAGCCGATTAAGTTAAGTCAGTCTACGCAGCTTATGGCCAATGAAAGAGAAACCATTGATACGGCTTACGCCGGTGATGTGATCGGTATATATGACACAGGAACCTATCAGATCGGCGATACCCTGACAACCAAAAAGGAGCCTTTGTTCTTTGAACCGCTTCCTACCTTTCCTCCCGAACTGTTTGCCCGTGTGACGCCTACGAATTCCTTGAAAGCCAAGCATTTTCAAAAAGGAGTGGAACAACTTGCGCAGGAGGGAGCCATTCAGGTGTATCACAACCAGTATAATGAAATCATTATCGGGGCGGTAGGTGCCTTACAATTTGAAGTCTTTGAGTATCGTTTGAAGAATGAATATAATTCGGATATTCTAATGGAAAGTTTGGATTTCAATGTAGTCCGCTGGCTGAATACAACGGATCTCAATTATGTGAAAAGTTGTTTGGATTCCAGATGTATGCTGGTATTCGACCACTTTGAACGCCCGCTTGTTCTCTTTGCCAATCAGTTTACATTAAATTACTTTGTTGAAAGATATAAGGATATTGAGTTGATTGAAGCCCTCCACGTAAACAGCACTTTAAAATAGAAAGAAATCGCAGAAAATGCCGCACCAAAGTGCGGCATTTATAGTATTTATCAGAAAATTAAAACTTTAATGGCCTCTTATATCTGCCAACATTATGTCAACTAAAACATTTTGTGTAGGTTCTTTTCCACACCCCTCCATTGACGTATTTTTAGCCATCAATACACTTTTCCACACCTTTCCTTAAAATTGTATACAATTTTATCCCTCATGGGCTGTGGACAACCTTAATCTCTGTACTTTACTATTTTCAAGCTATTGATTCTATTTAATATTTGTCAATAGAAAGTTATCCACAGGTTTACGGCTTTATAGAGTCAGCCAGAATTTTAATGCATCTGCTGAAATAAATTGTCAAATACGAAAAGTATGGTATAATGAATGAGTAGTAAATAAATAGAAAATTCCATGTTTTTTTAATTTTAAGACAGAGGTGTAAACACAAATGAAAATGTCATTAGAAAACATCAAAATCGGCATGTGCGTAGGGCAGGATCTGTACACGGAAAGCGGGCAGCTTATCACGCCAAACAATACCTTCGTTACGCCAGAGCTGCTGGCAAAGCTGAAAAAATTTAAAATAAAGTGGATTGAAATGAGCCCTGCCGCTCCGGATGACAATCCGAACACTACAGACCATGTGGAAGATATTCCCGATATCTTTGATATAAGGAATACGCCGGGCTTTAAATCTTTTCAGAGCGAAACCTCGGAAGCGGCGGAAAGCCTGACCTCCTCACTGGACAGTATTTCACATAAAAGTCCCGACACGGTTCACATCGATATGATCAATAATTTAAGTACTTTATTATATGAAAACAATAAAAGCAACCTGAACCTTATCGACATGGTCTATAACATGCACGAATATTCAGATGCTATCTATACCCACTCTGTAAATGTAGGTATGATCGCCAGTCATTTAGGACATTGGCTGGGTCTGCCAGACGATGATATAAAGCTTCTGGTCACCTGCGGGCTCTTTCACGATATTGGCAAGCTCCTTATCCCAAAAGAAATTTTAGAAAAATCAGCCCCCCTCACACCGGAAGAATATAAAATCATGTATTCCCATACAACAAAAGGATTTGAGCTTTTAGATCAGTTCGATGACATTGATTACAGAGTAAAGCGGGTAGCTCTTCTGCACCATGAAAGGTGTGACGGAAGCGGGTATCCCATGCATTTTATGGGAGATGAACTGGACAAGTATTCCAAGATTATAGCGATTGCCGATGTATACGAAGCGATGACCGCTGAAAGGCCTTATCGAGGTCCCATATGCCCTTTTACCGTTGTTGATTATTTTGAAAAAGAAGGATTACATAAATTTGAAACAAAGTATGTATTAAAATTCATCAACAAAATGGTGAATTCTTATCTGCATACAAAAGTGCTTTTAAGCAATGGCAAAGAAGCAACCGTAATTATGATAAACAAAAACATAAAATCCAGACCGCTTGTAAAAATGGACGGAGGAGAATTTTTAGATTTATCCGTGACACCTGAGATTCATATCGTCAAAATGGTAAGCTGATTAAAATAAAGGATTTAGACTGTTTTCAAGCAGCTAAATCCTTTATTTTTTTATTATTTCTTTGTTATTCCGTTATTTACACTTTTTTCATACTGTACCGCAGGGCTGAGCCAACATTCAGCATGCCGCCTGAGCTTACTTTTCCGGACAGACTGTCCAACGAAGTGACGTTGGCTAAAATCACGTTTTTAACATCTGTAAGACTTAAATCTTCATTCGCCGTATATACTAATGCGGCGGCAGCCGTTACCATGGGTGCTGCCATGGAGGTTCCCGACATATAAGCATACCCGTTATCCCCAGTCAGGCTTAATATATAGCTTCCGGGTGCGGCAATGTCCACAGAGCTTCCTCCATAATTGGAGTTGTCAGCCAGTTTGCCGTCATAGGAAATATTAGCTACGGAAATAATATTATTCAAATCAAAAGCTGCCGGATATGTGGGGGTGTAATCAAGGTCTGCTCCGGCATCAGAATCTCCGTTTCCTGCTGCTACAACAAACAGCATATTGGAATCGGCCATCACATCATACAATTTTCGGTCATACGTGGTTGTACCAAGGCTTAAATTACAAATGGATGCCCCATTCTCTTCTGCGTATTGAATCGCTCTTATGATGGAATCTGTTGTACCGCTGCCTTCTTCCCCGCCCAGAACCTTCAAGCTCATAAGGGATACCGCATCCTCATCTGCAATTCCGGAAATTCCTACGGAATTATTCTTAGTGGCCGTAATCGTTCCCGCTCCATGCGTTCCGTGATCGTCCTCTTCTCCTGTATATATCACATTGGTGCCATTATAAAAATTCCACCCATAGATATCGTCAATATAGCCGTTTCCATCGTCATCCACGCCGTTGCCCGGTATTTCATCCGGATTTATCCACATGACATCAGATAAGTCCTCATGATTATAGTCAATGCCGGTATCAATCATTGCTATAATTACATTTCTTCGGCTTTTATATAGATCCCAGGCTTCTGATATATTTATATCAATCCCGGCTTCAGCAGAGACAGCGGATGCTTTCTCCGAATGATTTCTGTGTATGGCATTTTTATGCCATTTTCCGGGATTCATTGGTTGTTTAAACGTATGCTCATATACCGGAAACGGATTTCTTTCTTCCTCAATCTTAAAACTGCCGTTATTATATAAAGCCCATTGCTCCGAACTCATCTTATCATTTGTCAGTACCGACGATTTCTTGTCTGCCGCCGCATAATAAACACATTGAGGTGTCAGAAGCTTGTCTGTTCCGGCGAAAACCGAATCTGCCTGAATCGGTAAAAGAGAACTGGATATAAAAGCTGCTGAAAATAACCATAATAAAAAATTATTTTTGTTCAATCGAATCACGCTCCATCATTAGCAGTAAATGGTTGCTCTGCTGCCCCCTGCTTTTTCTTTAGTAATAACGATCTGCTTGTCAATTTTCTCTTTTAGCTCCGTCACATGAGAAATAATTCCTACCAGCCTGTTTCCCTCTGTCAGCTCTGCCAAAGCTCTGATTGCCTGATTCAGAGATTCCTCATCCAGAGAACCGAAACCTTCATCCACAAACATGGCATCCAGCCGGATTCCTCCCGCCGACGACTGAATTTCGTCTGATAGACCCAAAGCTAAACATAAGGATGCTTTAAAGGATTCTCCGCCTGAAAGGGTTTTTACACTTCTCTCTGATCCGTTATAGTGATCTATCACATCCAGTTCCAGACCGCTCTGGCTCTGCTTGTTTCCCATATCCGTTCTTCGCTTTAGTTCATACTGACCTCCTGTCATGACCATCAGTCTTGTATTGGCTCGAGCAATGATCTGATCAAAATAGTTCATCTGAATGTATGTTTCCAGCATGATCTTCTCTTTTCCGGCCATGCTCCCATTTGCTGTATCAGAAAGAGCTTTTACCCACATCCAGCGTTTTTCGATTTCAGATAAAGATTCGTTCTTTGTCTGGATGCTGCTCCATGCCGCCTGATTTCTGTCCAATCGGGAGGCAATCTGCATCCGCTTGCTGTCCAATTCTGATTTTTCCTGCACCAGTGCATTTTTTTGAGTATATACTTTATCTAAATCAACTGGTTCCGCATCTTTCAGCTGTTCATTCAACGTTTTTATTCTGGCGGAACATTCAGCGATCTCTATCTTGCATTTTTCAAAATCCTTCTTTGCTTTTTCAAAGGCTTCCTGCATTTTAACCTTTCTGTCTACCAACGTCTTTATATTCTTCTCGGCTTCATCCTTTGTACTGAATTCTAAAACCGATGCGATCTTTTGCTTTGATTCCACAAGGGCTTTTCTCTCCGAATCAAGGGATGCAATCTCTCGATTCAAACCGGATGCCGTACTGTCACAGTCTTTAAGAGTTTTCTCCATCAGCGGTATATCTCGTTCCAGCTGTTCTTTTCTCTTAATTTTGTTTTCTTCGTATCGAATCCTTTCCGCCATTTCTGAAAGGGCTTTTCTCCTTTCGATTTCCTCTCGCTGCACTTGTCCCTTTATATCCTCAAAGGCACAAAGTATTAATAGGTCGGAGCTCTGCCTTAAAATCTCTGCCCTGAAAGCTTCTGCTTTTCCCATTAAGTTGCCTGCTTCCGCACTGTATGTTGCAGCTTCAGATTGAAGCTTTTCACTTTCCTCTTTCGCTTTCTGCAATTCGGACTCGGTAGGAGCCTTCCGGGAAAGCTCAGCCTTTAGCGGATGCTCAAGGGAGCCGCAGACCGGACATCTTTTTCCTTCCTCCAGTCTAGATGCTAACAGACCGGCCTGTTCATCCAGAAATGCTTTTTCCATCGCATTCCATCGTTTTTTTACCGTTTCTGAACGTTGAGAATACTCTTGATATTTTTTCTGAACTGTTACAAGCTTTTCGCTCAATTGTTCAAAATCTGAGAGAGCTTCCAGGAGTATCTGCACTCTCTTTTGCTTTTCCAGCATATCCTTTTCCTGACTCTTAAGCTTTTCCCTATAGAGTCCGGTATCCTTTATCAACTCCCATTCCTTTTGCAGATCATTTAATAAAACCGTTGATTTTTCAATCTGTTCAGTAATGTTTACTAAATCATTTTTATGTTTACTTAATAGTTCTTCTCTTTTCAAAACCGCCTTGTTTACGCTCTGCAGCTCATCATATTGGGGCAATTGATCTGTGGCTGTCTGAATCCTGCCTACCAGTTTCTCCATTTCCGGCTGTCTTTCGCTCTCCGCCTCTACAGTTTGTTGGTTCTGTGTCATTAATCGTAACTTTTGACCTTTTTTTTCTTTCTCCAGCGACAGATCCTTAAACGCTTTACGATCCTTTTCCGCCTTTTCCAGTGTTCTGTTTACTTCTTCCAGATTTTTTTCCAGTTCGAAAAGTCTTTTCCGACAAGAAGCCTCTTCCAGTTCATCTTCGGCTATAATAGCCTTGATGACTTGATTGGTTTCTTCGGGAGCAGCCACGCTTTCTGCTGTTTTTATTTTAGACAGCTCCCCATTTAATTCACTGCCGGGATCGCATAGAACTCCGTCTATATACTGCAGGATGCTCTGCTTCAAACGATCCTGTTCGTTCTTTAGGGTACTGGCTTCGCTCTTTAAACGATCCTGCAAGACCTGATAACATTTCGTGCTGAAAATATCCCGAAAAATCTCACTTCGTTCTTTTGTCGAAGCTAAAAGCAACCGCAAAAAATCTCCCTGAGCAATCATTGCAATCTGTTTAAACTGTTCCCGATCCAGACCAATCAGTTGTTCCACGGCCTCTGTAACCCTTTTAGCATTTGTTAGTACTTTTCCGTCCGGATAAGTCAGCTCTGCTTCCGCCTTTTCCGCAGTGACCCCTTCTCCCCGCTTTACAGGGCGCAGATATTCGGGATTACGCCTGATTTTATATTCCTTGTCACCATACAAGAAAACCATTTCTACAAATGTAGGAGTATTTTCTTCGGCGTATTTACTGCGAAACATACTGGCTTCCCGATTATTTCCGCTGGCCTCCCCATACAAAGCAAAGGTGATAGCATCAAAGATGGTTGTTTTTCCGGCACCGGTATCCCCTGTTATTAAATATAAGCCGCTGGCCCCCAGCTTGGATAAAGGGAGCTCTAGCTTGTCCGCATAAGGCCCAAATGCGGATATAATTAAATTCACCGGCTTCATAGCTCTTCCTCCCAAATTTTTTCAATCAGTTGTGCACTGAATGCTCTCTGCTCCCCAGACATAGGCTGGTTATTCTGTTTTTTATACAGCTCTTCAAAAATCTCCAGAGGAGATTTTCTCTCCGCGCTCTCTGCTCTATCTATAGAAAAGGTGCTTCGGGTACGCACATTGTCATAGTCCAGCTTCATGATGTTAGGATAGATACTGCGCAGCTTACCCACCGCATCTGGAATGTCCTCCTCATCCGTAAGGGTGATATGCATGTAATCCTCCCGGTTCATATCCTTATAATACTCTCTTGCCGTGATTTCCATATAGCTGCCCTTGATCTCCCGCATATCCCGCCTGGGAATCAGCTCTCTTGTGCGAACTCCTACCCTGCCTTTTTCCGTCAGCTCCACCACAGTCATGGACTTTTTATGATGAACCTCTGAAAAAGAATATTTTAAAGGAGTTCCGGCATATCGGACCGTCTCCTTGATGATCTTCTGGGGTCCGTGAAGATGTCCCAAGGCTACATAATCAAAAGCATCAAACAGGCCTGCGTCCACATTATCCAGACCGCCCACAGATAATTCCTCAGAGTCACAGCACACTGCCCCCGTCACAAATTGGTGACAGATCAAAATATTTCGATGGCTCGTATCCACCTTTACACGGTTCATAACGGTTTTCACTGCATCGTTATACGAGCTGATCTCAGCATCCGGATAATACTTTCTCACATAGGCCGGCTTTAAAAACGGCATCATATAAACGGACACCGTTCCAAAGGAATCCTGAAGCGCTATGGATTCCACACTTCCGTTAAACACAGGGGATATGTAAACCCTGCTGTTCTTCATCAGCCTGCCGCCAAAAGCCATGCGCTCTGCCGAATCGTGATTTCCGCTTATGATAAATATGTATGGTTTTCTTTCTGAAAGCTGTACCAGAAAATCGTCAAATAACTGCACGGCTTCCGCCGGCGGTACGGATTTATCATAAACATCGCCTGCAATGATGACCGCATCCGGTCTTTCCTCATCGATCTGTTTCATGATTTCCGTCAGGATATATGCCTGATCTTCCAACATGGAAAATTCATTTACCCGCTTTCCTATGTGCAGGTCTGAAAGATGAATCAACTTCATAAATTTCTCTGCTGCCTTTCGAAAATAAATTTAGACTTTATTGTGTCATTTATATACTATCACAAAACCCACACTTGTTTGGTGTGGGTTTAACATGTTGTTTACTGTTTCAGTACTTTCGTTAAATTGTTTACCTCGTCTTGAGTAACCGTTTTATTGAAGAATTCATATCTGAAATATGCATATCCTCCAACCTTTCCGGTGGTTCTTCCCGTCATCACCTGTCTGGCTATGATGTCATTATACCGGAGCCATTCAGACGTAGCATTTTTATCCGGCACATTGCTTCCGGCATTGGCCATATCCAGACCCACATATAAATTGACAGAACCCTTTGAAGCAAGGTTTATCCATGCATTTAAATTGTTCGTATAAGCATAAGAAGCAAGATTTCCGGAGGAATCTTTTGTTTCAAAGCCCCAATAGAGCTGCGGCATGATATAATCCATGTAACCGTCCTCTGAAAGCCATCTGTTTATATCAACAAAATATGCGCTGTTGCTTCGTAAATTTGCCAAATTTCCGGCAGGACTGATTCCGAATACAACCTTTGGTTTCTCTGATTTAATGGCCTCATATACGCCCTTTACCAGCATATTCACATTATTTCTGCGCCAGTCGGCAATGCTTAAAGTGCTTCCGGATTTATCGTATTCTGGTTTGTCGAACCACAGAGAAGGATCGCTGTCATTAACAGACGGATAAAAATAGTCATCAAAATGAATGCCGTCCACATCATAGTTTTCAACAATTTCCTTCACACCGTTTATGACCATATCCCGTATTTCAGGTACAGCCGGATTTAAATAATATTCTCCCTTATGCAGAAGCGCCCATCGGTCATTGGCCGGGTCTCCGTCTGACTGCCATATTTTCACCGGATTATTTGCCGCCACCTGATTCCAGTACGTCCCGTAACCGGTTACCCGATATGGATTCAGCCATGCGTGGAATTGAAGGCCTCTGCTGTGCGCCGCCTCAACCATATATTCTAACGGATCATATCCCGGATCAACGCCCTGCGTTCCGCTGGCAAAAATAGACCACGGATAATATTTGGAAGGATACATGGCATCACAATGAGAGCGGACATGTACGATCACCGCATTCATACCCAGATCCTTGCATCGGTCAAACATCTTATCCACAGCAGCTTTAAAGCCGGCTTCATTTTTCGGCATGCTCATATATTCCAGATAGGAAATCCACATGGCGTTTAATTCTCCGTCTGCCGGAACGCTCTGATTGGTGGAATCATTGAACTGCGGAACCGTGCCATCCGTATGAATGACCACGATCCGGTTCGTGTTATCCCATGCAACTCCTGCTCCGAACGCTTCCAATACGGCTCTGATCGGCAAATAGGTACGTTCATCCTTTATTACAGCCGCTGTATCGTTTTCTTTTTTCTGTCCGTCCACCAGAATATAGGGCTGGTCAATGGGTACCTGAACCATCACGCCATTTTTGACCACACTGGCTATTCGAGCGTCATTATCCCATGACACGGTACCTCCGAACTGTTCTAAGACACCCCGGAAAGGAACCAATGTCCTGCTGTTCGCATCAATAAATGGTGCGCCCAGATTTCCATCAAACACGACAGTTTTATCATCAATCGTCACACCCACATCAGAATCCGCATAGGCGGGTTCTGCGGACATGCCTAAAATAAAAATAGCTAAAACCACCATTAGAAGAAAAGCTGCTATCGGTAGTTTTTCCCCTTTCCATCGACTGAAATAAAGTCCTTTCTCATTCATCATTCAATTTTCCCCCATATTATGTCACAATAGCTTTGTCTTTCCAAACATAATTATACCATAATATGCAAGGCTTGCCACTTTAAAATCAGGTTACATTTTAGTAACAAAGCAGGGGCTCTCCCATATCAAGAAGGTTAATACGGATTACGATCGACTATAAGGCTTCCAGCATCTTTGCCGGATTTTCTGCCGCCCTTACCCTCGTAAAAGCTTTTTCTATGATCCCTTCTTCATCAATAAGATAGGTGGTTCTGACCACGCCCATGGTCTTTTTCCCATAATTATTCTTTTCCTGCCATACATCATAGGCCTTTATCGCCTCTAAATCCGGATCCGCCAGTAAGATAAAAGGAAGCTGATATTTTTCCGCGAATTTTATATGAGATGCTACCGAATCTTTGCTGATTCCAATGACCTCCGCTCCCTTTTCCCGAAAGTGCGGATACAGCTCAGCAAACCCGCAGGCTTGTTTTGTACAGCCTGCAGTATTATCTTTAGAATAAAAATACAGAACAACCTTCTTTCCCTTAAAGTCCGACAGGGAAACTTCCCGGCTATCCTTGTCCATCAATTTGAAATCCGGTGCTTTTACTCCTGTTTCCAACATACTTTTTTCTCCCTTCATACATATATGGTATATAATTGGGCTGGTACTTTTAAATCAATCACACGCAAAAAAGCACTTTTTATAAGGCTCCGTTATGCAATCACCATACGGTATCAAAAATTCTCTGATCCCGCTGGAATATGGTGCTATATCGTATTGCTGATAGTACAGGATCACTCCTTTTGATGTGCAATAGTAATTTTGGCTGTTAAAGTTTTCTATGATGAGTTCATCATAGTCCTCAAAGTATATGCTTGGATCCTTTAGAATTTCACTCTTTACCTGCTCCAGCAGATAGGTCTTAAAGTCCAATTCGCATTCATACATTTCGTAGAGCTCCATTCTTCTGGCTTTCTGTACATTCCAGGTTTCGGAAGTTCTTATAGTGCTTCCGTGCGCACCGCCCAGGTAAATGTAATTGTCATAGAAAAGGCTTGCTATACAGGCCATATTATAAGTCACCCGGTATGTAGCCAGTCCTTCATACACTCTGATCGGAAAATTATTTTTCTTAGAATAGATATACTGTTCAACCGCCGGCTTATAAAGCTCTTTCCTATAGAATTTCTGAAAGTCCATGGCTTTATTATAATAATATTTATTCATTGCTTTTAAGGATTTTTGATAATATCTGGAGCTGAACTGCGGATACTCTATTTTATAAGTTACCACAACCTCTCCGTTATATTTCATCTCATTTTGAATCACAAGCTTTTTAACATCTATCACTTTCCCATTCAATATAATCACCTCAAGATTATACTATGATGGATTTTTTTATTCATGACATTATTTTCAAAAAGCTGTATATTCAACTGGGTTATAGATCTGCCACCATATCATACCAAACAGCACCGCCGTGAGTGGATTTCGAAACGCCCTGATTCACATAGCCAAATTTCTCATAATAGTGGATCAGTCGCTCTTTACAGGTTAAAACCATTTTTTTGCGGCCTGCCTGTCTTGCGACCTCCATAAAGTGATTCATTAATTGAGCCGCAATCCCCTTTCTCTGATACCGGGGATCTACCAGCAATCCAAAAATCATCTGATTTTTGCCATTAGGGTCGTGTCCGCCTTCCGGCTCAAAGAGCTCATCGCTGATAGCCTCCTTATCCGAAACACATCCGTTTACGATTCCAATGATTTCATCTCCTTCTACCGCCACATAAAAGCTCTCGGGGAACGCAGCAATCCGATATTCAAAGGACGCCCTTGTAGCTGCCTCTTCTTTTGGAAAGCAAAGGTTCTCCACCCTGACAAGTTCGTCTAGATCTTCCTTTTCAACTCTTCTGATTATCATGTTCTTTCTCCTTTTTATCTGTAAGAAATCAATTCTGCCGGTGTTTTACGCTTCGGTGCTTCCGGAACAATCTCCGGATATCCAACAGCGATAATCGCCGCCACCTTCTGACCCTCCGGAAGGGAAACCGCTTCGCCGGTTTTCTTGTCATCAAAGATACCCAGTATAACAGAACCGACTCCTTTATCATGAGCGGCTAAGCAAAAAGTCTGAGAAGCGATGCCGGCATCGAACATCTCCCACCGATCCCCCTTCGA
This region of Aminipila luticellarii genomic DNA includes:
- a CDS encoding S8 family peptidase, translating into MNKNNFLLWLFSAAFISSSLLPIQADSVFAGTDKLLTPQCVYYAAADKKSSVLTNDKMSSEQWALYNNGSFKIEEERNPFPVYEHTFKQPMNPGKWHKNAIHRNHSEKASAVSAEAGIDINISEAWDLYKSRRNVIIAMIDTGIDYNHEDLSDVMWINPDEIPGNGVDDDGNGYIDDIYGWNFYNGTNVIYTGEEDDHGTHGAGTITATKNNSVGISGIADEDAVSLMSLKVLGGEEGSGTTDSIIRAIQYAEENGASICNLSLGTTTYDRKLYDVMADSNMLFVVAAGNGDSDAGADLDYTPTYPAAFDLNNIISVANISYDGKLADNSNYGGSSVDIAAPGSYILSLTGDNGYAYMSGTSMAAPMVTAAAALVYTANEDLSLTDVKNVILANVTSLDSLSGKVSSGGMLNVGSALRYSMKKV
- a CDS encoding HD-GYP domain-containing protein; the encoded protein is MKMSLENIKIGMCVGQDLYTESGQLITPNNTFVTPELLAKLKKFKIKWIEMSPAAPDDNPNTTDHVEDIPDIFDIRNTPGFKSFQSETSEAAESLTSSLDSISHKSPDTVHIDMINNLSTLLYENNKSNLNLIDMVYNMHEYSDAIYTHSVNVGMIASHLGHWLGLPDDDIKLLVTCGLFHDIGKLLIPKEILEKSAPLTPEEYKIMYSHTTKGFELLDQFDDIDYRVKRVALLHHERCDGSGYPMHFMGDELDKYSKIIAIADVYEAMTAERPYRGPICPFTVVDYFEKEGLHKFETKYVLKFINKMVNSYLHTKVLLSNGKEATVIMINKNIKSRPLVKMDGGEFLDLSVTPEIHIVKMVS
- a CDS encoding AAA family ATPase, giving the protein MKPVNLIISAFGPYADKLELPLSKLGASGLYLITGDTGAGKTTIFDAITFALYGEASGNNREASMFRSKYAEENTPTFVEMVFLYGDKEYKIRRNPEYLRPVKRGEGVTAEKAEAELTYPDGKVLTNAKRVTEAVEQLIGLDREQFKQIAMIAQGDFLRLLLASTKERSEIFRDIFSTKCYQVLQDRLKSEASTLKNEQDRLKQSILQYIDGVLCDPGSELNGELSKIKTAESVAAPEETNQVIKAIIAEDELEEASCRKRLFELEKNLEEVNRTLEKAEKDRKAFKDLSLEKEKKGQKLRLMTQNQQTVEAESERQPEMEKLVGRIQTATDQLPQYDELQSVNKAVLKREELLSKHKNDLVNITEQIEKSTVLLNDLQKEWELIKDTGLYREKLKSQEKDMLEKQKRVQILLEALSDFEQLSEKLVTVQKKYQEYSQRSETVKKRWNAMEKAFLDEQAGLLASRLEEGKRCPVCGSLEHPLKAELSRKAPTESELQKAKEESEKLQSEAATYSAEAGNLMGKAEAFRAEILRQSSDLLILCAFEDIKGQVQREEIERRKALSEMAERIRYEENKIKRKEQLERDIPLMEKTLKDCDSTASGLNREIASLDSERKALVESKQKIASVLEFSTKDEAEKNIKTLVDRKVKMQEAFEKAKKDFEKCKIEIAECSARIKTLNEQLKDAEPVDLDKVYTQKNALVQEKSELDSKRMQIASRLDRNQAAWSSIQTKNESLSEIEKRWMWVKALSDTANGSMAGKEKIMLETYIQMNYFDQIIARANTRLMVMTGGQYELKRRTDMGNKQSQSGLELDVIDHYNGSERSVKTLSGGESFKASLCLALGLSDEIQSSAGGIRLDAMFVDEGFGSLDEESLNQAIRALAELTEGNRLVGIISHVTELKEKIDKQIVITKEKAGGSRATIYC
- a CDS encoding amidase domain-containing protein translates to MIEYNKLSAARYGVQFGDKFENRIFKRMTDDCTNFICQCVWAGYGGTDGYSLSQPEDIRVLKSRVENKYRLTSLWYGLPFRSSQEFGSLSFIRVEAFWNYVINNDSIGPRALGYNNGKHWSELDIDVEQGDVLQFYHDDVQRYAHSALVVSNTKQNIANSMEDIFVAQHSADFSYRPLIDTFRANCDIRTCKVRLLKFIPAYF
- a CDS encoding peptide chain release factor 3, producing the protein MANKQLTEEIQKRRIFGIISHPDAGKTTLTEKLLLHGGAIREAGAVKGRHNAKFSTSDWMEIEKQRGISVTSSVMQFEYSGKVISIMDTPGHNDFGEDTYRILTSVDSAVMVIDGAKGIEAQTKKLFKVCSMRGIPIFTFINKMDREAMDPLESMEELEEVLGMPSVAVTWPIGCGLNFQGIYDRLKNVVYLYKIGKTIELGKSGVFGPELEDCLTQNNLTNLRAEIELIEGAGNEFNLQEIKNGKLSPVFFGSALADFGVTPFLDHFLDMSPAPGPRKTTDGIIDPAEEDFSGFIFKIQANMNPAHRDRIAFLRICSGTFERGMTVTLSRTGKPIKLSQSTQLMANERETIDTAYAGDVIGIYDTGTYQIGDTLTTKKEPLFFEPLPTFPPELFARVTPTNSLKAKHFQKGVEQLAQEGAIQVYHNQYNEIIIGAVGALQFEVFEYRLKNEYNSDILMESLDFNVVRWLNTTDLNYVKSCLDSRCMLVFDHFERPLVLFANQFTLNYFVERYKDIELIEALHVNSTLK
- a CDS encoding exonuclease SbcCD subunit D; its protein translation is MKLIHLSDLHIGKRVNEFSMLEDQAYILTEIMKQIDEERPDAVIIAGDVYDKSVPPAEAVQLFDDFLVQLSERKPYIFIISGNHDSAERMAFGGRLMKNSRVYISPVFNGSVESIALQDSFGTVSVYMMPFLKPAYVRKYYPDAEISSYNDAVKTVMNRVKVDTSHRNILICHQFVTGAVCCDSEELSVGGLDNVDAGLFDAFDYVALGHLHGPQKIIKETVRYAGTPLKYSFSEVHHKKSMTVVELTEKGRVGVRTRELIPRRDMREIKGSYMEITAREYYKDMNREDYMHITLTDEEDIPDAVGKLRSIYPNIMKLDYDNVRTRSTFSIDRAESAERKSPLEIFEELYKKQNNQPMSGEQRAFSAQLIEKIWEEEL